agatcaataaccacagaacagatcaataaccacagaacagatcattaaccacagagaaccacagaacagatcattaaccacagaacagatcattaactacagaacagatcattaaccacagaacagatcattaacaACAAAACAGATCaataaccacagaacagatcaataaccacagaacagatcattaaccacagaacagatcattaaccacagaacagatcattaaccacagaacagatcagaacagatcattaaccacagaacagatcagaacagatcattaaccacagaacagatcattaaccacagaacagatcattaatcacagaacagatcagaacagatcattaaccacagaacagatcagaacagatcattaaccacagaacagatcattaaccacagaacagatcagaacagatcattaaccacagaacagatcagaacagatcattaaccacagaacagatcagTGCATCTCAAGGTAGTATGAATGAACCCATTCGGTCAAGTAGCAATACAAATGGTTACACAAACCAACAAATAAGTGCATGATTTGCACATCTGACTATCCGTTAAAATTGCAGATTGCGCCTTTAAACCTCGTTCAAACCGcctacaataaaaaaaaaagcttTGTTTTCTGTAGATTCATAATTCAGATGATTGGTCTTcccccctgtctgtctggtttTAGAGGATGGTGATTGGGTGGAGAGTGGTGGGGAGGAGGAGCTGGCCCACGTGCCCTACCACGCTTCTCGGTACCCCGTAGAGGTCATGGTTCAGAGGTCACAGGACTTCTACAGCCTGATGAACCAGAGGAGGTCTGTCCGCTTCCTCAGCCCCGAGCCCGTTCCACGACAGGTCATCGACAACGTCATCCGCACTGCAGGTAACACGTGcataaagcacacacacacacacagacagacagacagacacacacagacagacagacagacacacacagacagacagacagacacacacagacagacacacagacacacagacacacacacagacagacagacagacacacacagacagacagacagacacacacacacagacagacacacagacacacacacacagacagacacacagacacacacacagacagacacacagacacacacacacacagacacacacacagacagacacacagacagacacacagacacacacacacagacagacacacagacacacacacagacagacacacagacacacacacacagacagacacacagacacacacacacagacagacacacagacacacacacagacagacacacagacacacacacacacagacagacacacagacacacacacacacagacagacacacagacagacacagacagacacacacacagacacacacacagacagacacacacacagacacacagacacacacagacacacacacacagacggacagacagacacacacagacagacacacacacagacaaacacagacacacacagacagacacacagacagacacacagacacacacacacagacagacacacacagacagacacacacacagacagacacacacagacagacacacacacagacacacagacacacagacacacacagacacagacagacacacagacagacacagacagacacacacacagacacacacacagacagacacacacacagacagacagacagacacacagacacacagacacacacagacacagacagacacacagacagacagacacacacacacagacagacagacacacagacacacacacacacagacagacacacagacagacacagacagacacacacacacagacacacacacacacagacagacagacagacacacagacacacagacacacacagacacagacagacacacagacagacacacacacagacagacacacacacagacagacagacagacacacagacacacagacacacacacacacagacagacacacagacacacacacacacagacagacacacagacagacacagacagacacacacacagacacacacacagacagacacacacacagacagacagacagacacacagacacacagacacacacagacacagacagacacacagacagacagacacacacacacagacagacagacacacagacacacacacagacagacagacagacagacagacagacagacagacacacagacacacagacacacacagacacagacagacacacagacagacagacacacacacacagacagacagacagacagacacacacagacacacacacagacacacacagacacacacagacagacacacagacagacacacagacacacacacacagacagacacacacagacagacacacacacagacacacagacacacagacacacacagacacagacagacacacagacagacagacacacacacacagacagacagacagacagacacacagacagacacacacacacagacacacagacagacagacagacacacacagacagacacacagacagacacacacagacagacacagacagacacacacagacagacagacagacacacacagacagacacacacacagacacacacagacacacacagacagacacacagacagacacacagacacacacacacagacagacacacacagacagacacacacacagacagacacacacagacagacacacacacagacacacagacacacagacacacacagacacagacagacacacagacagacagacagacagacagacagacagacacacagacagacacacacacacagacacacagacagacacacagacagacacacacagacagacacacacagacagacacacagacagacacacacagacagacacacacacagacagacacacacacacagacagacacacacacagacacacacagacacacacacacacagacagacacacacacagacagacacacacacagacacacacagacacacacagacagacacacagacagacacacagacacacacagacagacacacagacagacacacacacagacagacagacacacagacacacagacacacacagacacacagacagacacacagacagacagacacacagacagacagacacacacacacacacacacagacagacagacggacacacagacagacacacacacacacacagacacacagagacagacagacacacagacagacacacagacagacagacacacacacagacacacagacacacagacacacacagacacacagacacacacacagacacacagacacacacagacacacagacacacacacagacacacacagacacacacagacacaccgacacacacacagacacacacacagacacacagacacacacacagacacacagacacacacagacagacacacacagacagacacacacagacacacacagacagacacacacagacacacacagacagacacacacagacagacacacacacacagacacacagacacacacagacagacacacagacacacacagacagacacacacacacacacacacagacagacacacacagacacacacagacagacacacacagacagacacacacagacagacacacacacagacagacagacacacacagacacacagacagacagacagacagacagacagacagacagacagacacacagacagacagacagacacacagacagacagacagacacacagacagacacacagacagacagacagacagacagacagacacaacacaTGAAGGTGTTGCCTGTGTTGTCCAGGCACAGCCCCCAGTGGAGCCCACACAGAACCCTGGACGTTTGTGGTGGTGTCAGACCCAGAGGTGAAGCACCAGATCAGGctagtggtggaggaggaggaggaagtcaACTACCGTCAGAGGATGGGGGACAAGTGGGTCAGTGACCTGCAGAGACTCAGGTCAGAAAAAACGCACAGTGCACACACCGTGTAAATAtaaaccatgtagatatacaccatgtagacatacaccatgtagatatacaccatgtagatatacaccatgtagacATACACCATGTAGAcatacaccatgtagatatacaccatgtagatatacaccatgtagatatacaccatgtagatatacaccatgtagatatacaccatgtaaatatacaccatgtagatatatACCATGTAAATATACACCATGTAaatatacaccatgtagatatacaccatgtagatatacaccatgtaaatatacaccatgtagatatacaccatgtaaatatacaccatgtagatatacaccatgtaaatatacaccatgtagatatacacacacagacatacaacaTGCACGCTAGTCAGATAATATTTTTTATCCCTCTCTccgtccttctctctccccctctcacccactcacgccctcaccctctctctcatctatctttccctctctctctcctccctccctcaccctctctctctgtctttctttcctccctctctcaccctctcaccctctctcctcactctctcccccctcgctcaccctctctctccatctctccctctttctttcctcatctctcccccctttttcctccctctctcccccctctctcctccctctctctctctctctcctccctgtctcatccctctcttctcccctctccccctctctctctcctctctcaccctctctccctcttctccccccccctctcccccatctcttctccctctatcccaggACTAACTGGGTGAAGCAGTATCTTGATGTGGCTCCCTACCTCGTGTTGATATTTAAACAGACATATGGCATTGTAGCTGGAGGACAGAAGAGGACTCATTACTACAATGAGATCAGTGTGTCCATCTCCTGTGGCCTGCTATTGGCCGCGCTGCAGGTCAGATCATTCACACACGGTCATTTAGATTTGAGTCATTTaggagacgctcttatccagaggaaCTTACagctagtgcattcatcttataatcactaggtgagacaaccacacgcACACTCATTCAGATCATTCACCAAGTCACAACCCCCGTGGACCTCTGGGGCGTATTCAGGGACGTGGACCTCTGGGGCGTATTCAGGGACGTGGACCTCTGGGGCGTATTCAGGGACGTGGACCTCTGGGGCGTACTCAGGGACGTGGACCTCTGGGGCGTACTCAGGGACGTGGACTTCTGGGGCGTACTCAGGGACGTGGACCTCTGGTGCGTTTTCAGGGACGTGGACCCCTGGGGCGTACTCAGGGACGTGGACCTCTGGGGCGTACTCAGGGACGTGGACCTCTGGGGCGTACTCAGGGACGTGGACCTCTGGGGCGTACTCAGGGACATGGACCTCTGGGGCGTAATCAGGGACGTGGACCTCTGGTGCGTACTCAGGGACGTGGACCTCTGGAGCGTACTCAGGGACGTGGACCTCTGGGGCGTACTGATATGATTCTCTATTCTATctgaagatggcgccgacagacactGGAGCTCTGCCTCTacctcctaagcaactttgcaatattttttttgttttgtgttatttcttaTATTATTAGTCTGGAATGTTTTTTGTGTTATaaaatacaactttcccgaatgagatcctttgttcgtacccccaaGGCAACtgaacttattccagaggctgctccaagacgccgccggcggagaagaggtattcagagtggacttctagtccgactcaggaggcgtgcacaccatccatCGCTTCCGactatattactcgctaatgttcagtccctggacaataaagtagatgagctcagggcgaggatctcattccaaagagacatcagggactgtaacatactctgtttcacggaatcatgtcTCTCTCCGGAAATACTGTCCcgatccatacagccagctgggttctcagtacatcgcgcagacaggaataaagaccTCTCCGGGGAGAAGAAAGGtggaggtgtatgtttcatgattaactactcatggtgtgattgtgataacatacaggaactcaagttcttttgttcacctgacctagaatactTCACAAACATATTACctccaaagagaattctcttcggttatagtcacaaccgtgtacattccccctcaagccgataccacgacggccttcaaggaactacactggactttgtgctaacaggaaaccacatatcctgaggccgtatttattgtagctggggattttaaacAAAAACATTTCGGGAGGAAAAAACCGAAGTTCTATGCACACATTGCCTGTTGTACTCGTGCTTCAAAAACTCTCGACCATTGTCACTCTCCCTTTCGGGATGGCTACAAggacctcccccgccctcccttcggcaaatcagatcacaccTCCCTTCTGCTCTTCCCTTCCtaaaggcagaaactcaaacaggaagtacccatgctaaggtctattcattACTGGTCTGAcaaatcggaatccatgcttcaagattgtttagATCACGCGGACTGTGATATGTTCCCGGtgttgcctctgagaataacattgacgcatacacggacacggtgactgagttcatcaagaagtgtataggggatgttgttcccactatgactattaaaacctacccaaaccaaaaaccgtGAAAGCGCGAACCACGACAAGGTCACTGGGAATATGGTTAAACACAAACAGTCCAGTTATGTCCTCCGTAAGTCAATCAAACAGGTAAaacatcagtacagagacaaagtggagtcgcaattcaactgctcagacatgagacatatgtggcagggactccagacaatcacaaattacaaagggaaaaccagccacgtcgcggacactgacgacttgctcccagacaagctaaacaccttcttcacctgctttgaggataacccAGTGCTACCGACGTGGCcctctaccaaggactgtgggctctccttctccgtgttcgacgtgagtaaaacattttaacGTGTTAATCCTCGCAAGGCTAATCCTCGCAATCCTCgcaagccgcgtcctcagagcatgcgcagaccagctggctggtgtgtttacggacatattcaatctctccctatcccagtctgttgtccccacttgcttcaagatgtccaccgttgttcctgtacccaagaaagcaaaggtaaatgACTATAGCCCTGTAgctctcacttctgtcatcatgaagtgctttgagagactagtcaaggatcatatcaccttcaccttacctgccaccctagacccacttcaaccCAACttccgccccaatagatccacagacgatgcaatcgccatcgcactgcacactgccttatTCCATCtggaggaatacctatgtaagaatgctgttcattgcattcaacaccatggtaccctccaagctcatcattaagcttggggccctgggtctgaactctg
This portion of the Salvelinus fontinalis isolate EN_2023a chromosome 27, ASM2944872v1, whole genome shotgun sequence genome encodes:
- the iyd gene encoding iodotyrosine deiodinase 1, whose translation is MALLSTLTPVFVAVLCVILIFLFKSSQKKKEENEAVKPEWKPKARPWVDEDLQDDTEIRHKDDEEDGDWVESGGEEELAHVPYHASRYPVEVMVQRSQDFYSLMNQRRSVRFLSPEPVPRQVIDNVIRTAGTAPSGAHTEPWTFVVVSDPEVKHQIRLVVEEEEEVNYRQRMGDKWVSDLQRLRTNWVKQYLDVAPYLVLIFKQTYGIVAGGQKRTHYYNEISVSISCGLLLAALQNAGLVTVTTTPLNCGPQLRLLLGRPANEKLLMLLPVGYPAPDATVPDLTRKPLDDIVVHL